Proteins from one Capricornis sumatraensis isolate serow.1 chromosome 2, serow.2, whole genome shotgun sequence genomic window:
- the LOC138073656 gene encoding vascular cell adhesion protein 1-like isoform X3: protein MLRKMFVIFGISDILWMVFAVSQAFKVDMFPNEYKIFAQIGDSVSLTCSATGCESPSFSWRTQIDSPLNGKVKNEGTTSTLIMDPVSFGNEHQYLCTVTCKDMKREKAIRVEIYSFSKDPEIHLSRPPEVGKPVTVTCSVPDVYPFERLEIEFLKGNRSMKVQEFLEPSEKKAQETKSLEVTFSPTDEDIGKALVCQATLHIYDDDSPPKERKTTKELEVYISPKDTAVSVNPSTRLQEGDSVTMTCTSAGLPAPRILWSKKLDNGNLQLLSENATLTLISIRAEDSGIYVCEGDNPVGKDRKEVKLIVQERNFTVEISPGPQIAAQIGHSVVLTCDVRDCESPSFSWRTQIDSPLNGKVRSEGSKSTLTLSPVSVENEHFYLCTVTCGQKKLEKRIQVKPYSFPSDPEIEMSGPLVSGNPVTVSCKVPNVYPFDRLEMELFKGESIMMNKVFSKDVSKKALETKSLEKTFIPTAEDTGNVLVCLARLPIDEMEFELKQRQSTQTLYVNVAPRDTTILVSPSSILEEGSSVNMTCSSNGLPAPKILWSRQLSNGNLQPISENETLTFMATKMEDSGIYVCEGINQVGISRKEVKLIIQGRESNKDYFSPELLVLYCAFFLIIPAIGMIIYFARKASMTGSYSLVEA, encoded by the exons ATGCTTAGGAAGATGTTTGTGATCTTTGGAATCTCAGATATACTTTGGATGGTGTTTGCAGTTT CTCAAGCTTTCAAAGTTGACATGTTCCCAAATGAATACAAAATTTTTGCTCAGATTGGTGACTCTGTTTCACTGACTTGTAGCGCAACAGGCTGTGAGTCTCCATCATTTTCTTGGAGAACTCAGATAGACAGTCCACTGAATGGAAAGGTGAAAAATGAGGGGACCACATCCACGCTGATCATGGATCCTGTTAGTTTCGGGAATGAACACCAGTACCTGTGCACAGTGACTTGCAAGGATATGAAACGGGAGAAAGCAATCCGAGTGGAGATCTACT CTTTCTCTAAGGATCCAGAGATTCATCTGAGTAGACCCCCAGAGGTCGGGAAGCCAGTCACAGTCACGTGTTCGGTGCCTGATGTTTACCCATTTGAAAGGCTGGAGATAGAGTTCCTGAAAGGCAACCGTTCCATGAAAGTACAGGAATTTCTGGAGCCTTCAGAAAAAAAGGCCCAGGAAACAAAGAGCTTGGAAGTGACCTTCTCGCCCACTGATGAGGATATTGGGAAAGCTCTTGTTTGTCAAGCTACATTACACATTTATGATGATGATTCTCcacccaaagaaaggaaaactacaaaagaaCTGGAAGTCTACA TCTCACCCAAAGACACAGCTGTATCCGTGAATCCCTCCACAAGGCTGCAGGAAGGCGACTCTGTGACGATGACGTGTACCAGTGCAGGTCTACCAGCTCCACGGATTCTCTGGAGCAAGAAATTAGACAACGGGAATCTACAGCTCCTTTCTGAGAATGCAACTCTCACTTTAATTTCTATCAGGGCAGAAGATTCTGGGATTTATGTGTGTGAAGGAGATAACCCTGttgggaaagacagaaaagaggTGAAATTAATTGTTCAAG AGAGAAACTTTACTGTTGAGATCTCTCCTGGACCCCAGATTGCTGCTCAGATTggccactcagtcgtgttgacttGTGATGTCAGGGACTGCGAGTCCCCATCTTTCTCTTGGAGAACCCAGATAGACAGCCCTCTGAACGGGAAGGTGAGGAGCGAGGGCTCCAAGTCCACGTTGACCCTGAGCCCTGTGAGTGTCGAGAACGAACATTTCTACCTGTGCACTGTGACATGTGggcaaaagaaactggaaaagagaATCCAGGTGAAGCCCTACT ccttccctagtgatccagaaATTGAAATGAGTGGTCCGTTAGTGAGTGGAAACCCAGTCACTGTAAGCTGCAAGGTTCCTAATGTGTATCCTTTTGACCGGCTGGAGATGGAATTGTTTAAAGGGGAGAGTATTATGATGAATAAAGTCTTCTCGAAAGATGTAAGTAAGAAAGCCCTAGAGACCAAGAGTTTGGAGAAGACCTTCATCCCCACTGCTGAAGATACTGGAAATGTTCTTGTTTGTCTGGCTCGGTTACCAATTGATGAAATGGAATTTGAACTCAAACAAAGGCAGAGTACACAAACACTCTATGTTAATG TTGCTCCCAGGGATACAACCATCTTGGTCAGTCCCTCCTCCATCCTGGAGGAAGGTAGTTCTGTGAATATGACATGCTCTAGCAATGGCCTTCCAGCTCCCAAAATCTTGTGGAGCAGGCAGCTAAGTAATGGGAATCTACAGCCTATTTCTGAGAATGAAACTCTCACCTTCATGGCTACAAAAATGGAAGATTCTGGTATTTATGTCTGTGAAGGCATTAACCAGGTTGGAATAAGCAGAAAAGAAGTCAAATTAATTATCCAAG GAAGAGAAAGTAACAAGGACTATTTTTCTCCTGAACTTCTGGTACTTTATTGTGCATTCTTCTTAATAATACCTGCCATTGGAATGATTATTTACTTTGCTAGAAAAGCCAGCATGACAGGGTCATATAGTCTTGTAGAAGCATAG
- the LOC138073656 gene encoding vascular cell adhesion protein 1-like isoform X1, which translates to MLRKMFVIFGISDILWMVFAVSQAFKVDMFPNEYKIFAQIGDSVSLTCSATGCESPSFSWRTQIDSPLNGKVKNEGTTSTLIMDPVSFGNEHQYLCTVTCKDMKREKAIRVEIYSFSKDPEIHLSRPPEVGKPVTVTCSVPDVYPFERLEIEFLKGNRSMKVQEFLEPSEKKAQETKSLEVTFSPTDEDIGKALVCQATLHIYDDDSPPKERKTTKELEVYISPKDTAVSVNPSTRLQEGDSVTMTCTSAGLPAPRILWSKKLDNGNLQLLSENATLTLISIRAEDSGIYVCEGDNPVGKDRKEVKLIVQERNFTVEISPGPQIAAQIGHSVVLTCDVRDCESPSFSWRTQIDSPLNGKVRSEGSKSTLTLSPVSVENEHFYLCTVTCGQKKLEKRIQVKPYSFPSDPEIEMSGPLVSGNPVTVSCKVPNVYPFDRLEMELFKGESIMMNKVFSKDVSKKALETKSLEKTFIPTAEDTGNVLVCLARLPIDEMEFELKQRQSTQTLYVNVAPRDTTILVSPSSILEEGSSVNMTCSSNGLPAPKILWSRQLSNGNLQPISENETLTFMATKMEDSGIYVCEGINQVGISRKEVKLIIQVAPKDIQLTAFPSESVKEGDTVIISCTCGNVPPTLVILKKKAETGYTVLKSTGGAYTIHRAQLEDAGVYQCESKNEVGSQLRSLTLDVKGRESNKDYFSPELLVLYCAFFLIIPAIGMIIYFARKASMTGSYSLVEA; encoded by the exons ATGCTTAGGAAGATGTTTGTGATCTTTGGAATCTCAGATATACTTTGGATGGTGTTTGCAGTTT CTCAAGCTTTCAAAGTTGACATGTTCCCAAATGAATACAAAATTTTTGCTCAGATTGGTGACTCTGTTTCACTGACTTGTAGCGCAACAGGCTGTGAGTCTCCATCATTTTCTTGGAGAACTCAGATAGACAGTCCACTGAATGGAAAGGTGAAAAATGAGGGGACCACATCCACGCTGATCATGGATCCTGTTAGTTTCGGGAATGAACACCAGTACCTGTGCACAGTGACTTGCAAGGATATGAAACGGGAGAAAGCAATCCGAGTGGAGATCTACT CTTTCTCTAAGGATCCAGAGATTCATCTGAGTAGACCCCCAGAGGTCGGGAAGCCAGTCACAGTCACGTGTTCGGTGCCTGATGTTTACCCATTTGAAAGGCTGGAGATAGAGTTCCTGAAAGGCAACCGTTCCATGAAAGTACAGGAATTTCTGGAGCCTTCAGAAAAAAAGGCCCAGGAAACAAAGAGCTTGGAAGTGACCTTCTCGCCCACTGATGAGGATATTGGGAAAGCTCTTGTTTGTCAAGCTACATTACACATTTATGATGATGATTCTCcacccaaagaaaggaaaactacaaaagaaCTGGAAGTCTACA TCTCACCCAAAGACACAGCTGTATCCGTGAATCCCTCCACAAGGCTGCAGGAAGGCGACTCTGTGACGATGACGTGTACCAGTGCAGGTCTACCAGCTCCACGGATTCTCTGGAGCAAGAAATTAGACAACGGGAATCTACAGCTCCTTTCTGAGAATGCAACTCTCACTTTAATTTCTATCAGGGCAGAAGATTCTGGGATTTATGTGTGTGAAGGAGATAACCCTGttgggaaagacagaaaagaggTGAAATTAATTGTTCAAG AGAGAAACTTTACTGTTGAGATCTCTCCTGGACCCCAGATTGCTGCTCAGATTggccactcagtcgtgttgacttGTGATGTCAGGGACTGCGAGTCCCCATCTTTCTCTTGGAGAACCCAGATAGACAGCCCTCTGAACGGGAAGGTGAGGAGCGAGGGCTCCAAGTCCACGTTGACCCTGAGCCCTGTGAGTGTCGAGAACGAACATTTCTACCTGTGCACTGTGACATGTGggcaaaagaaactggaaaagagaATCCAGGTGAAGCCCTACT ccttccctagtgatccagaaATTGAAATGAGTGGTCCGTTAGTGAGTGGAAACCCAGTCACTGTAAGCTGCAAGGTTCCTAATGTGTATCCTTTTGACCGGCTGGAGATGGAATTGTTTAAAGGGGAGAGTATTATGATGAATAAAGTCTTCTCGAAAGATGTAAGTAAGAAAGCCCTAGAGACCAAGAGTTTGGAGAAGACCTTCATCCCCACTGCTGAAGATACTGGAAATGTTCTTGTTTGTCTGGCTCGGTTACCAATTGATGAAATGGAATTTGAACTCAAACAAAGGCAGAGTACACAAACACTCTATGTTAATG TTGCTCCCAGGGATACAACCATCTTGGTCAGTCCCTCCTCCATCCTGGAGGAAGGTAGTTCTGTGAATATGACATGCTCTAGCAATGGCCTTCCAGCTCCCAAAATCTTGTGGAGCAGGCAGCTAAGTAATGGGAATCTACAGCCTATTTCTGAGAATGAAACTCTCACCTTCATGGCTACAAAAATGGAAGATTCTGGTATTTATGTCTGTGAAGGCATTAACCAGGTTGGAATAAGCAGAAAAGAAGTCAAATTAATTATCCAAG TTGCTCCAAAAGATATACAACTTACAGCTTTTCCCTCTGAGAGTGTCAAGGAAGGAGACACTGTCATTATCTCCTGTACGTGTGGAAATGTTCCCCCAACTTTGGTAATTCTGAAGAAAAAAGCAGAGACTGGCTACACAGTGCTAAAATCTACAGGTGGTGCCTATACCATCCACAGGGCTCAGTTAGAGGATGCAGGAGTATACCAGTGTGAATCTAAAAATGAAGTTGGCTCACAGCTAAGAAGCCTAACACTTGATGTTAAag GAAGAGAAAGTAACAAGGACTATTTTTCTCCTGAACTTCTGGTACTTTATTGTGCATTCTTCTTAATAATACCTGCCATTGGAATGATTATTTACTTTGCTAGAAAAGCCAGCATGACAGGGTCATATAGTCTTGTAGAAGCATAG
- the LOC138073656 gene encoding vascular cell adhesion protein 1-like isoform X2 — MLRKMFVIFGISDILWMVFAVSQAFKVDMFPNEYKIFAQIGDSVSLTCSATGSFSKDPEIHLSRPPEVGKPVTVTCSVPDVYPFERLEIEFLKGNRSMKVQEFLEPSEKKAQETKSLEVTFSPTDEDIGKALVCQATLHIYDDDSPPKERKTTKELEVYISPKDTAVSVNPSTRLQEGDSVTMTCTSAGLPAPRILWSKKLDNGNLQLLSENATLTLISIRAEDSGIYVCEGDNPVGKDRKEVKLIVQERNFTVEISPGPQIAAQIGHSVVLTCDVRDCESPSFSWRTQIDSPLNGKVRSEGSKSTLTLSPVSVENEHFYLCTVTCGQKKLEKRIQVKPYSFPSDPEIEMSGPLVSGNPVTVSCKVPNVYPFDRLEMELFKGESIMMNKVFSKDVSKKALETKSLEKTFIPTAEDTGNVLVCLARLPIDEMEFELKQRQSTQTLYVNVAPRDTTILVSPSSILEEGSSVNMTCSSNGLPAPKILWSRQLSNGNLQPISENETLTFMATKMEDSGIYVCEGINQVGISRKEVKLIIQVAPKDIQLTAFPSESVKEGDTVIISCTCGNVPPTLVILKKKAETGYTVLKSTGGAYTIHRAQLEDAGVYQCESKNEVGSQLRSLTLDVKGRESNKDYFSPELLVLYCAFFLIIPAIGMIIYFARKASMTGSYSLVEA, encoded by the exons ATGCTTAGGAAGATGTTTGTGATCTTTGGAATCTCAGATATACTTTGGATGGTGTTTGCAGTTT CTCAAGCTTTCAAAGTTGACATGTTCCCAAATGAATACAAAATTTTTGCTCAGATTGGTGACTCTGTTTCACTGACTTGTAGCGCAACAGGCT CTTTCTCTAAGGATCCAGAGATTCATCTGAGTAGACCCCCAGAGGTCGGGAAGCCAGTCACAGTCACGTGTTCGGTGCCTGATGTTTACCCATTTGAAAGGCTGGAGATAGAGTTCCTGAAAGGCAACCGTTCCATGAAAGTACAGGAATTTCTGGAGCCTTCAGAAAAAAAGGCCCAGGAAACAAAGAGCTTGGAAGTGACCTTCTCGCCCACTGATGAGGATATTGGGAAAGCTCTTGTTTGTCAAGCTACATTACACATTTATGATGATGATTCTCcacccaaagaaaggaaaactacaaaagaaCTGGAAGTCTACA TCTCACCCAAAGACACAGCTGTATCCGTGAATCCCTCCACAAGGCTGCAGGAAGGCGACTCTGTGACGATGACGTGTACCAGTGCAGGTCTACCAGCTCCACGGATTCTCTGGAGCAAGAAATTAGACAACGGGAATCTACAGCTCCTTTCTGAGAATGCAACTCTCACTTTAATTTCTATCAGGGCAGAAGATTCTGGGATTTATGTGTGTGAAGGAGATAACCCTGttgggaaagacagaaaagaggTGAAATTAATTGTTCAAG AGAGAAACTTTACTGTTGAGATCTCTCCTGGACCCCAGATTGCTGCTCAGATTggccactcagtcgtgttgacttGTGATGTCAGGGACTGCGAGTCCCCATCTTTCTCTTGGAGAACCCAGATAGACAGCCCTCTGAACGGGAAGGTGAGGAGCGAGGGCTCCAAGTCCACGTTGACCCTGAGCCCTGTGAGTGTCGAGAACGAACATTTCTACCTGTGCACTGTGACATGTGggcaaaagaaactggaaaagagaATCCAGGTGAAGCCCTACT ccttccctagtgatccagaaATTGAAATGAGTGGTCCGTTAGTGAGTGGAAACCCAGTCACTGTAAGCTGCAAGGTTCCTAATGTGTATCCTTTTGACCGGCTGGAGATGGAATTGTTTAAAGGGGAGAGTATTATGATGAATAAAGTCTTCTCGAAAGATGTAAGTAAGAAAGCCCTAGAGACCAAGAGTTTGGAGAAGACCTTCATCCCCACTGCTGAAGATACTGGAAATGTTCTTGTTTGTCTGGCTCGGTTACCAATTGATGAAATGGAATTTGAACTCAAACAAAGGCAGAGTACACAAACACTCTATGTTAATG TTGCTCCCAGGGATACAACCATCTTGGTCAGTCCCTCCTCCATCCTGGAGGAAGGTAGTTCTGTGAATATGACATGCTCTAGCAATGGCCTTCCAGCTCCCAAAATCTTGTGGAGCAGGCAGCTAAGTAATGGGAATCTACAGCCTATTTCTGAGAATGAAACTCTCACCTTCATGGCTACAAAAATGGAAGATTCTGGTATTTATGTCTGTGAAGGCATTAACCAGGTTGGAATAAGCAGAAAAGAAGTCAAATTAATTATCCAAG TTGCTCCAAAAGATATACAACTTACAGCTTTTCCCTCTGAGAGTGTCAAGGAAGGAGACACTGTCATTATCTCCTGTACGTGTGGAAATGTTCCCCCAACTTTGGTAATTCTGAAGAAAAAAGCAGAGACTGGCTACACAGTGCTAAAATCTACAGGTGGTGCCTATACCATCCACAGGGCTCAGTTAGAGGATGCAGGAGTATACCAGTGTGAATCTAAAAATGAAGTTGGCTCACAGCTAAGAAGCCTAACACTTGATGTTAAag GAAGAGAAAGTAACAAGGACTATTTTTCTCCTGAACTTCTGGTACTTTATTGTGCATTCTTCTTAATAATACCTGCCATTGGAATGATTATTTACTTTGCTAGAAAAGCCAGCATGACAGGGTCATATAGTCTTGTAGAAGCATAG
- the LOC138073656 gene encoding vascular cell adhesion protein 1-like isoform X4, whose translation MLRKMFVIFGISDILWMVFAVSQAFKVDMFPNEYKIFAQIGDSVSLTCSATGCESPSFSWRTQIDSPLNGKVKNEGTTSTLIMDPVSFGNEHQYLCTVTCKDMKREKAIRVEIYSFSKDPEIHLSRPPEVGKPVTVTCSVPDVYPFERLEIEFLKGNRSMKVQEFLEPSEKKAQETKSLEVTFSPTDEDIGKALVCQATLHIYDDDSPPKERKTTKELEVYISPKDTAVSVNPSTRLQEGDSVTMTCTSAGLPAPRILWSKKLDNGNLQLLSENATLTLISIRAEDSGIYVCEGDNPVGKDRKEVKLIVQAFPSDPEIEMSGPLVSGNPVTVSCKVPNVYPFDRLEMELFKGESIMMNKVFSKDVSKKALETKSLEKTFIPTAEDTGNVLVCLARLPIDEMEFELKQRQSTQTLYVNVAPRDTTILVSPSSILEEGSSVNMTCSSNGLPAPKILWSRQLSNGNLQPISENETLTFMATKMEDSGIYVCEGINQVGISRKEVKLIIQVAPKDIQLTAFPSESVKEGDTVIISCTCGNVPPTLVILKKKAETGYTVLKSTGGAYTIHRAQLEDAGVYQCESKNEVGSQLRSLTLDVKGRESNKDYFSPELLVLYCAFFLIIPAIGMIIYFARKASMTGSYSLVEA comes from the exons ATGCTTAGGAAGATGTTTGTGATCTTTGGAATCTCAGATATACTTTGGATGGTGTTTGCAGTTT CTCAAGCTTTCAAAGTTGACATGTTCCCAAATGAATACAAAATTTTTGCTCAGATTGGTGACTCTGTTTCACTGACTTGTAGCGCAACAGGCTGTGAGTCTCCATCATTTTCTTGGAGAACTCAGATAGACAGTCCACTGAATGGAAAGGTGAAAAATGAGGGGACCACATCCACGCTGATCATGGATCCTGTTAGTTTCGGGAATGAACACCAGTACCTGTGCACAGTGACTTGCAAGGATATGAAACGGGAGAAAGCAATCCGAGTGGAGATCTACT CTTTCTCTAAGGATCCAGAGATTCATCTGAGTAGACCCCCAGAGGTCGGGAAGCCAGTCACAGTCACGTGTTCGGTGCCTGATGTTTACCCATTTGAAAGGCTGGAGATAGAGTTCCTGAAAGGCAACCGTTCCATGAAAGTACAGGAATTTCTGGAGCCTTCAGAAAAAAAGGCCCAGGAAACAAAGAGCTTGGAAGTGACCTTCTCGCCCACTGATGAGGATATTGGGAAAGCTCTTGTTTGTCAAGCTACATTACACATTTATGATGATGATTCTCcacccaaagaaaggaaaactacaaaagaaCTGGAAGTCTACA TCTCACCCAAAGACACAGCTGTATCCGTGAATCCCTCCACAAGGCTGCAGGAAGGCGACTCTGTGACGATGACGTGTACCAGTGCAGGTCTACCAGCTCCACGGATTCTCTGGAGCAAGAAATTAGACAACGGGAATCTACAGCTCCTTTCTGAGAATGCAACTCTCACTTTAATTTCTATCAGGGCAGAAGATTCTGGGATTTATGTGTGTGAAGGAGATAACCCTGttgggaaagacagaaaagaggTGAAATTAATTGTTCAAG ccttccctagtgatccagaaATTGAAATGAGTGGTCCGTTAGTGAGTGGAAACCCAGTCACTGTAAGCTGCAAGGTTCCTAATGTGTATCCTTTTGACCGGCTGGAGATGGAATTGTTTAAAGGGGAGAGTATTATGATGAATAAAGTCTTCTCGAAAGATGTAAGTAAGAAAGCCCTAGAGACCAAGAGTTTGGAGAAGACCTTCATCCCCACTGCTGAAGATACTGGAAATGTTCTTGTTTGTCTGGCTCGGTTACCAATTGATGAAATGGAATTTGAACTCAAACAAAGGCAGAGTACACAAACACTCTATGTTAATG TTGCTCCCAGGGATACAACCATCTTGGTCAGTCCCTCCTCCATCCTGGAGGAAGGTAGTTCTGTGAATATGACATGCTCTAGCAATGGCCTTCCAGCTCCCAAAATCTTGTGGAGCAGGCAGCTAAGTAATGGGAATCTACAGCCTATTTCTGAGAATGAAACTCTCACCTTCATGGCTACAAAAATGGAAGATTCTGGTATTTATGTCTGTGAAGGCATTAACCAGGTTGGAATAAGCAGAAAAGAAGTCAAATTAATTATCCAAG TTGCTCCAAAAGATATACAACTTACAGCTTTTCCCTCTGAGAGTGTCAAGGAAGGAGACACTGTCATTATCTCCTGTACGTGTGGAAATGTTCCCCCAACTTTGGTAATTCTGAAGAAAAAAGCAGAGACTGGCTACACAGTGCTAAAATCTACAGGTGGTGCCTATACCATCCACAGGGCTCAGTTAGAGGATGCAGGAGTATACCAGTGTGAATCTAAAAATGAAGTTGGCTCACAGCTAAGAAGCCTAACACTTGATGTTAAag GAAGAGAAAGTAACAAGGACTATTTTTCTCCTGAACTTCTGGTACTTTATTGTGCATTCTTCTTAATAATACCTGCCATTGGAATGATTATTTACTTTGCTAGAAAAGCCAGCATGACAGGGTCATATAGTCTTGTAGAAGCATAG